The sequence CCCTCCACGCGCACTCCCGAAAGGCACGACCATGCATGTCATTTCCGAACAGCGCCTCGATGGCGGCGTCCTCGCACGCGAATTCACCCTCGGCGAGATCCCCGGCACCCTGTGGACTCCGGAATCGGCCGCACCGGCGCCGCTGATCCTGATGGCCCACAACAACGGCCTGCCCAAGAGCGCGGCCCGGCTGGTGGCCCGGGCCCGGCACTCCGCGGCGTACGGCTACGCGGTGGCGTCCATCGACGCCGCGGGGTGCGGCGACCGGCCCCGTTCCGCCGACGACGAGCAGGCTCGCGCCGAACTCCGCCGGGCTATGCAGGCCGGCGAGCCGGTCGACGAGATCTTCGAGTCCTTCATCGGCCCACTGGTCGAACAGGCGGTCCCGGATTGGCTGACCGCTCTGGACGCCCTGCTCGCGCTGCCCGAGATCGGCGGCCCTGTCGGGTACTCGGGGTGGACCGCCCTCGGGATCCGCCTCGCCGTGGTCGAACCGCGCATCGCGGCCGCAGGCTTCTTCGCCGGGGGTTACGTGCCCCACGCCCAGCGCGCGGAGGCCCGGCAGATCGATGTCCCGCTGCTGTTCCTGCTGCAGTGGGACGACGAGGGGAACCCCCGGCAACGGGCCCTGGACCTGTTCGACGCCTTCGGCAGCACGGAGAAGACGCTGCACGCCAATCCGGGCGGACACATCGGAACCCCGTGGTTCGAGGTGGAGGACGGGAACCGGTTCTTCGGCCGGCACCTGAAGTGAATCCGTGCCGCCGGGTGGACGGCGCACGGTAGCCGGCGCCGGCCGGTCGGGCCGGCGGGCTCGCGGTGTCGGTGCTCTGTCAGGTGCTGTCGGTGAGTTGTCGGCGGCCCGTCAGCGGGGCCCGGCACCTTTCAGGGAGACGGCCGACCCACCTCCGGGCGGCCCGATCCCGAAGGAGCGACCGCCATGCACACACCCGTCACGATCATCGGCGCCGGACTCGGCGGACTCACCCTGGCCCGCGTCCTGCACGTCCACGGGCTTCCGGTAACGGTCTACGAGGCCGAGGCCTCCCCCTCGGTGCGCCTGCAGGGCGGGCTGCTCGACATTCACGACTACAACGGGCAGCTCGCCCTCAAGGCCGCCGGGCTGATGGAGGAGTTCCACTCCATCGTCCTGGAGGGCCGTCAGGCGATGCGCGTCCTCGACCCGGACGGGACGGTCCTGCTCGACAAGGCCGACGACGGCACGGGAGGTCGCCCCGAAGTGCAGCGCGGCGAGTTACGGCGGATCCTGCTGGACTCGCTCCCGGCCGGAACCGTCCGGTGGGGGCACAAGGCCGGCAGCATCCGCGCCCTCGGCGAGGGCCGCCACGAGGTGCAGTTCGACGACGGCAGCACGGTCGTCACAGGCCTCCTGGTCGGCGCGGACGGTGCCTGGTCACGGGTCCGGCCGCTGCTCTCCACCGCCACACCCGAGTACACCGGCACGTCGTTCGTCGAGACGTACCTGTTCGACGCCGACACCCGTCA comes from Streptomyces virginiae and encodes:
- a CDS encoding FAD-dependent oxidoreductase, with the translated sequence MHTPVTIIGAGLGGLTLARVLHVHGLPVTVYEAEASPSVRLQGGLLDIHDYNGQLALKAAGLMEEFHSIVLEGRQAMRVLDPDGTVLLDKADDGTGGRPEVQRGELRRILLDSLPAGTVRWGHKAGSIRALGEGRHEVQFDDGSTVVTGLLVGADGAWSRVRPLLSTATPEYTGTSFVETYLFDADTRHPAAAKAVGGGMLMAAAPGREIFAHRETGDTLHTYVSLARPLDWFAAIDFTDAAAATARIAREYDGWAPELTALITDADTGPVLRHQYALPTEHRWDRVPGVTLVGDAAHLAPPNGEGANLAMLDGADLGQALAAHPDDIEAALTEYEQVMFPRSSEVVTFEGAEMDGVDTDHGDKLHALIEMITQKDR
- a CDS encoding dienelactone hydrolase family protein gives rise to the protein MHVISEQRLDGGVLAREFTLGEIPGTLWTPESAAPAPLILMAHNNGLPKSAARLVARARHSAAYGYAVASIDAAGCGDRPRSADDEQARAELRRAMQAGEPVDEIFESFIGPLVEQAVPDWLTALDALLALPEIGGPVGYSGWTALGIRLAVVEPRIAAAGFFAGGYVPHAQRAEARQIDVPLLFLLQWDDEGNPRQRALDLFDAFGSTEKTLHANPGGHIGTPWFEVEDGNRFFGRHLK